The Ricinus communis isolate WT05 ecotype wild-type chromosome 8, ASM1957865v1, whole genome shotgun sequence sequence acataaaaatgGATGCAGGTAGCAGAAAACCATGCAAAAGGTCCACCAGACTCTTTGAGAACCATGTTCTAGTGAGTCATAGCCTTCTCTTCCATAAATTAATTCGCTGCCTGCCTGTTGCAGGCAACAATTCATAATAAGTAGACCCTCGAATGCCTCAATGAGGTAATATTCAAGGGAAATTTTGTTAAAGCTGATTAGCTAGCTAGCAACAACTGCCAAAACTTAGGTTGTCCACAAAATACAAAAACATCAAAGAAGTATaaaattagagttttaatAGGAAGATAAGTTGCAAAGAACATATAAAGGGAAGTATAAATTTAAGCGAGTTGGATGGAAGATAACAAGAAGTAGGAAATGAATGACTTACTAAATCCATCCAAAGAAGCAAGAACTATTTCTCCTGCCAATAGGCTAAAAAATTTAGTTCCCACTTTAGAGTTCACGATTGCACTTGTAAAAAATCCAGAGACTTTCACAACCCCAGAAAGGATTCCAATGGCCACTTTCTCTGACATGCTTGTCAATCTCTTAACCCTAAAAACGTCACAATGTAAGATTTCATCAGAACAATACTTCATATTATAGTATACAAATTCAAATAGACATGCAAGTCTACTTAATGTACAAAATTTATCATCTGGCCAATATATTccataaagaaataatttaagcCTATTCCCtaactttttcatttttgcaGTGACATAACTACTAAAGTTCTTTACCTATCCTAAAACAAAGCTACaattaaagttttttaaaaaaaggttAAGCATTAAGAAACAATTTGGCATCAATAAATCAGTAATGAATATGAAGAATTAAACCTTTTAACTCTCCTCATAGCATCAGGACTAATCTCTGTATCTGATTTCTTCTCCACCCTCTTCATCAAGAATTCATTACCCCACTTCAACCTATCCACAGTAACATCTCCACACCACAATATCCCCTTAATCAACTGCCCTGACCCAGCAGCAATCATCCTAGCAACAGAACTACTATAATCTTCCACGTTAGGAGCCAATACAGTCCAATATGCAGCAGAACTTTCCTCCAtcaattctttcttcttctctaactCCTCCGGCAAAATCCCTTTTGCAATATTCCCATCTATCAACTCCCAATTCTCGGTCTCCCTCACTTCTTGCACCGTGAAAGAACTGTAACActccaaaattttatcaaattcttttaacaAACCCTCTTGTCCTTTCGAAGCAATAGTGACTCCATAATTCAACAACTCCACTTCTTTACTCAATTCATCGTCATTTTGAGGAACGCGAAGAGTAAAGAAGTAATGGGACTCGTCAAGCTTAACAGAGGCCTCATCTTTAGCCAAAGGCCACTGAATATCATCATTACCAACACGAGCAAAAACAGCAATTACTGTGTCACCTTGTTTGAGACTAACAATTGTAAGGTCACCGCAAGCGAGTTCTATACTACGCTCTCTTTCAATGAGATGAACAATTACCCCAGGGATTTTGATAAGAAGTTCTTCACGAGGTTCCTGTCGGTCTTCTGGGAAGACATCTCGTGCGAGGTCTTTCATGTCAATAGAAGTgtataaagaagaagaagaagcagacgatgatgatgaagaaacGGCTTCTGGGTTTGAAAGATCGACTTGTGGGTAGAGAGAACTGGATTTGGTCATTTTTGGGTTTTGCTTTAGTGCTTCGAAGATTAAGTTTGGGGAGTAAGAACAACGGATTTAAGAAAAGGGGTAACCTTATGATGGAAGGAAGGAGAAGGCGTGTCGGTTTGGATTTTTAAATTGAGAAAGAACGTGGCAGGAGAATGAGTAGCCGCGTCATAACCGTTTCTTTGTATTCAGAGTTGCTCATCACTCCCGCGCTTGCTTGCTTTgggttaattaattatgatggGTTGGAAAACCCTTTTCAGTATTGGGCTATACTTGTTGGAGACTAAGCGTGTACATTGTGAGCGCCGAGTTTGGCTCAAGGCCTCTACTATCGCAGATTATAAGATGGATCTCGatctatataattttatagactcaggaatttatttgatattattttatttatacaaaattTAAGTTAGTGTATAATACATGTGTTAGATATTGACACGCATCAGCATTTGACACAGACGTTTATGTATATCAAACGctaacataattattttttaaaataatttatattcatcgattttgtattaaatatttattaacttatgtTCATTAAATATGTATTGAATGTTGattgtttaaatataaaatgttcattatttattaatttagttttgttgaaaaaatatatattatatataaatatttgtaatataactttaacttgaaatttttttatttatcaattgtatAAGGACGAtttgtgttatatttatattatattaattcatttcaacaaattagtaatataatttttattaatgatgaATATCTATTGACAAAATAATGAATAGTATGcctataaatatgaatatttacgtcaatcataaaaaaatttaacatgcatcacaaaaataataaaatcttttatttgaaaatattaataaacattatatatacagaTAACGGATATTGCagtattagataataaatattactattaacattgatgaataatacatCAAACAAAATGAACAGAAATATTAACCATAATGGATATTAAATTcacaaataatgaatatttcaatacaaataaaattaattattatagaatattacctctaatggatattatacatataaaaaatgaacatGTTAGTacatataaatgaacaaaacaTATCAATATGTATATggtctaataattttttttgacatgtgttactatattctagcatatatgattttaattttggcacGTATATTTGTTATTGACACGTAGAATTCAAggttatgtataatttttaatataatattaatttttatttaaatttaaaaaataatgaagaagcGGGAACAAAAGTTTCTGTGTTATACAGTTTAGAAGTAGAATGCACCACACAT is a genomic window containing:
- the LOC8261774 gene encoding protein EARLY-RESPONSIVE TO DEHYDRATION 7, chloroplastic-like; this encodes MTKSSSLYPQVDLSNPEAVSSSSSSASSSSLYTSIDMKDLARDVFPEDRQEPREELLIKIPGVIVHLIERERSIELACGDLTIVSLKQGDTVIAVFARVGNDDIQWPLAKDEASVKLDESHYFFTLRVPQNDDELSKEVELLNYGVTIASKGQEGLLKEFDKILECYSSFTVQEVRETENWELIDGNIAKGILPEELEKKKELMEESSAAYWTVLAPNVEDYSSSVARMIAAGSGQLIKGILWCGDVTVDRLKWGNEFLMKRVEKKSDTEISPDAMRRVKRVKRLTSMSEKVAIGILSGVVKVSGFFTSAIVNSKVGTKFFSLLAGEIVLASLDGFNKVCDAVEVAGKNVMSTSSVVTTGLVSQRYGEQAAEVTNEGLDAAGHAFGTAWAVFKIRKALNPRSAFKPATLAKAAAEANSPEMKAKHKK